One Panicum virgatum strain AP13 chromosome 3N, P.virgatum_v5, whole genome shotgun sequence DNA segment encodes these proteins:
- the LOC120667180 gene encoding casein kinase 1-like protein HD16 isoform X1, translating to MADSGGLSANNAAAAHDDDDANATPFPDTVQVGGSPEYKVDRKLGKGGFGHVFLGRRLTAARSSASAAQEVAIKFEHTTSKGCSYGPPYEWQVYTALGGTHGVPKVHYKGRQGDYYVMIMDMLGPSLWDSWNSLGQSMSSEMVACIAMESISILESMHSKGYVHGDVKPENFLLGQPSTPQEKKLYLVDLGLATKWRDSASGQHVGYDQRPDAFRGTVRYASVHAHLGRTASRRDDLESLAYTLVFLHRGRLPWQGYQGDNKSFLVCKRKMSTSPESLCGICPQPFKQFLETVVNMKFDEEPNYSKLISLFDSLIGPNPSIRPINTDGAQKVGQKRARLLNDDDGHVKKKIRLGAPATQWISVYNSRSPMKQRYHYNVADTRLAQHVDKGNEDGLLISSISSCANLWAIIMDAGTGFTAQVYELSPHFLHKEWIMEQWDKSFYISSVAGSNNGSSLVVMSKGTPYTQQSYKVSDSFPFKWINKKWKEGFHVTSMATSGSRWAIVMSRSAGFSEQVVELDFLYPSEGIHRRWDNGYRITAMGATMDQSALILSKPRRRPRDETQETLRTTQFPSQHVKEKWAKNLYLAGICYGRTVA from the exons ATGGCCGACAGCGGCGGTCTCAGCGCcaacaacgccgccgccgcccacgacgacgacgacgccaacGCCACACCTTTCCCCGACACC GTCCAGGTCGGAGGATCCCCCGAGTACAAGGTCGACAGGAAGCTGGGCAAAGGTGGCTTTGGCCATGTCTTTCTTGGCCGACGCCTAACTGCTGCACGCTCCTCGGCTTCCGCTGCCCAAGAGGTTGCCATCAAATTTGAGCACACTACCAGCAAGGGCTGTAGCTACGGCCCTCCGTATGAATGGCAAGTCTACAC AGCTCTGGGTGGCACGCATGGCGTGCCCAAGGTGCATTATAAAGGCCGCCAGGGTGACTACTATGTCATG ATTATGGATATGCTGGGGCCTAGCTTGTGGGATTCTTGGAATTCATTAGGCCAATC GATGTCATCGGAAATGGTGGCTTGCATTGCCATGGAGTCCATTTCCATCCTGGAAAGCATGCATTCTAAAGG ATATGTGCATGGAGACGTCAAACCTGAGAACTTTCTTCTGGGTCAGCCTTCAACGCCTCAAGAAAAGAAACTTTATCTTGTGGATCTTGGATTAG CAACAAAGTGGAGAGATTCTGCTAGTGGACAGCATGTTGGTTATGATCAACGTCCTGATGCCTTTAG AGGAACGGTAAGATATGCTAGTGTCCATGCACATTTAGGAAGAACAGCTAGCAGAAGAGATGATTTGGAATCACTTGCCTATACACTAGTATTTCTTCATCGGGGCAGGTTGCCATGGCAAGGATACCAG GGTGATAATAAATCATTTTTGGTGTGCAAGAGAAAGATGAGTACCTCGCCCGAGAGCCTTTGCGGCATATGTCCTCAACCTTTCAAACAGTTTCTTGAGACAGTTGTTAACATGAAGTTTGATGAGGAGCCAAACTATTCCAAGTTGATTTCTTTGTTTGATAGTTTAATTGGACCAAACCCTTCCATCAGACCAATCAATACTGATGGAGCCCAAAAG GTAGGGCAGAAGCGTGCCAGGTTGCTTAATGATGATGATGGCCATGTAAAAAAGAAGATTCGTCTGGGTGCTCCAGCAACACAGTGGATTTCAGTATATAATTCAAGGTCACCTATGAAACAGAG GTACCACTATAATGTGGCTGACACAAGGTTAGCCCAACATGTGGACAAAGGAAATGAGGATGGTTTACTGATAAGTTCAATATCATCATGCGCAAATCTTTGGGCAATCATTATGGATGCAGGAACTGGCTTCACAGCTCAAGTGTATGAGCTGTCTCCACACTTTCTTCATAAG GAATGGATTATGGAACAGTGGGATAAAAGCTTCTACATCAGTTCTGTTGCTGGCTCCAACAATGGAAGTTCTCTTGTAGTGATGTCCAAAG GCACGCCATATACACAGCAATCGTACAAAGTCAGTGATTCCTTCCCATTTAAATGGATAAACAAAAAATGGAAGGAAGGTTTTCATGTGACTTCAATGGCTACATCAGGCAGTCGATGGGCTATAGTCATGTCCCGCAGTGCTGGATTTTCTGAGCAG GTTGTGGAATTGGACTTTCTGTACCCAAGCGAGGGCATCCATAGACGCTGGGACAACGGCTATCGTATTACCGCAATGGGTGCCACAATGGACCAGTCTGCACTGATCCTAAGCAAGCCAAGGCGGCGCCCAAGAGACGAGACACAAGAGACTTTGCGGACTACACAGTTTCCTAGTCAACATGTCAAG GAGAAGTGGGCCAAGAACCTCTACCTTGCTGGGATATGCTATGGGCGAACCGTGGCCTAA
- the LOC120667179 gene encoding sodium/hydrogen exchanger 7-like isoform X2, whose protein sequence is MGEPEPDDAVLFVGVSLVLGIASRHLLRGTRVPYTVALLVLGVALGSLEYGTQHGLGKLGAGIRIWASINPDLLLAVFLPALLFESSFSMEIHQIKRCMAQMVLLAGPGVVLSTFLLGSAVKLTFPYDWSWKTSLLLGGLLSATDPVAVVALLKELGASKKLSTIIEGESLMNDGTAIVVYQLFYRMVLGRMFDAGSIIKFLSEVSLGAVALGLAFGIVSVLWLGFIFNDTIIEISLTLAVSYIAFFTAQDSLEVSGVLTVMTLGMFYAAFAKTAFKGESQQSLHHFWEMVAYIANTLIFILSGVVIADGVLQNNVHFERHGTSWGFLLLLYVFVQMSRLIVVSVLYPLLCQFGYGLDFKEAMILVWSGLRGAVALSLSLSVKRTSDAVQPYLKPEVGTMFVFFTGGIVFLTLIFNGSTTQFLLHILGMDKLSATKLRILKYTRYEMLNKALEAFGELRDDEELGPADWATVKKHITCLNDLDDDPEHPHDVDDEDDHVHTMNIRDIRVRLLNGVQSAYWAMLEEGRINQVTANILMRSVDEAMDLVSRQPLCDWKGLKSNVQFPGYYRFLQMSRLPRKLVTYFTVERLESGCYICAAFLRAHRIARRQLHDFLGDSEVARIVIDESNAEGEEARKFLEDVQVTFPQVLRVLKTRQVTYSVLTHLSEYIQNLQKTGLLEEKEMVHLDDALQT, encoded by the exons atgggTGAGCCTGAGCCTGACGACGCGGTGCTCTTCGTCGGGGTGTCGCTTGTGCTGGGCATCGCCTCCCGCCACCTCCTTCGCGGCACCCGCGTCCCGTACACCGTCGCCCTTCTCGTCCTCGGCGTCGCGCTCGGCTCCCTCG AATACGGAACACAACATGGCCTAGGCAAACTTGGAGCTGGAATTCGTATCT GGGCCAGCATAAACCCTGATCTTCTGCTGGCTGTTTTTCTACCTGCCCTCCTGTTTGAAAGCTCCTTCTCCATGGAAATACACCAAATAAAG AGATGTATGGCACAAATGGTGTTACTTGCTGGACCGGGTGTTGTACTATCAACTTTTTTACTTGGCTCTGCTGTAAAG CTCACTTTTCCTTACGACTGGAGCTGGAAAACATCATTGTTACTTGGTGGACTGCTTAGTGCAACTGACCCTGTTGCTGTGGTTGCACTGCTAAAAGAACTTGGAGCAAGTAAAAAGCTTAGTACAATCATTGAGGGTGAATCCTTAATGAATGACGG GACCGCTATTGTTGTCTATCAGCTATTCTATCGAATGGTGCTTGGAAGAATGTTTGATGCTGGCTCAATAATAAAGTTCTTGTCAGAAGTTTCGCTTGGAGC TGTTGCTCTGGGCCTTGCATTCGGAATTGTATCAGTACTGTGGCTGGGATTTATATTTAATGATACAATCATAGAGATTTCGCTCACTCTTGCTGTCAGCTATATAGCTTTCTTCACT GCACAAGATTCACTGGAGGTCTCTGGTGTTTTGACAGTCATGACACTGGGAAT GTTCTATGCAGCTTTTGCAAAAACTGCTTTTAAGGGTGAAAGTCAGCAAAGTTTACACCATTTCTG GGAAATGGTTGCTTACATTGCAAACACACTTATTTTTATACTGAG TGGGGTTGTTATTGCAGATGGTGTTCTACAAAATAATGTCCATTTTGAAAGGCATG GCACTTCGTGGGGCTTCCTTCTTCTGCTTTATGTCTTTGTGCAAATGTCTCGACTTATAGTTGTTAGTGTTTTGTACCCATTGTTGTGTCAATTTGGGTATGGGTTGGACTTCAAAGAGGCCATGATTCTTGTTTGGTCAGGTCTGCGAGGGGCTGTTGCTCTGTCACTATCACTATCTGTTAAG CGCACCAGCGATGCAGTTCAACCTTATCTTAAACCGGAAGTTGGAACAATG TTTGTGTTCTTCACTGGTGGCATTGTGTTTTTGACATTGATTTTTAATGGTTCAACCACACAATTTTTGTTACATATCCTCGGCATGGACAAACTGTCAGCAACAAAG CTTCGCATATTGAAATATACAAGATATGAAATGCTAAACAAAGCATTAGAGGCTTTTGGTGAGCTTAGGGATGACGAGGAACTTGGACCTGCTGACTGGGCTACTGTAAAAAAACATATCACATGTTTGAATGACTTGGACGATGATCCAGAGCATCCCCATGATGTTGATGACGAAGATGACCATGTGCATACCATGAACATAAGAGATATTCGAGTGCGGCTTTTAAATG GTGTGCAATCCGCTTACTGGGCTATGCTTGAAGAGGGACGAATAAATCAAGTTACAGCAAATATTCTGATGAGATCAGTTGATGAAGCTATGGATCTTGTTTCTAGACAACCATTATGTGATTGGAAAGGTTTAAAATCCAATGTCCAGTTCCCGGGTTACTATAGGTTCCTTCAGATGAGCAGGTTGCCACGAAAGCTTGTCACGTACTTCACAGTCGAAAGATTGGAATCAGGATGTTACATCTGTGCTGCATTTCTTCGTGCTCATAGAATTGCTAGGCGGCAGCTACATGATTTTCTCG GTGATAGTGAGGTTGCAAGAATTGTTATTGACGAAAGTAATGCTGAGGGAGAGGAAGCTAGAAAATTCTTGGAAGATGTTCAAGTCACATTCCCGCAG GTTCTACGTGTGCTAAAGACGCGACAAGTCACATATTCTGTATTGACACACTTGAGCGAGTATATTCAAAACCTCCAGAAGACTGGGTTACTGGAAGAGAAGGAAATGGTACATTTAGACGATGCTTTGCAG ACTTGA
- the LOC120667179 gene encoding sodium/hydrogen exchanger 8-like isoform X1, whose protein sequence is MGEPEPDDAVLFVGVSLVLGIASRHLLRGTRVPYTVALLVLGVALGSLEYGTQHGLGKLGAGIRIWASINPDLLLAVFLPALLFESSFSMEIHQIKRCMAQMVLLAGPGVVLSTFLLGSAVKLTFPYDWSWKTSLLLGGLLSATDPVAVVALLKELGASKKLSTIIEGESLMNDGTAIVVYQLFYRMVLGRMFDAGSIIKFLSEVSLGAVALGLAFGIVSVLWLGFIFNDTIIEISLTLAVSYIAFFTAQDSLEVSGVLTVMTLGMFYAAFAKTAFKGESQQSLHHFWEMVAYIANTLIFILSGVVIADGVLQNNVHFERHGTSWGFLLLLYVFVQMSRLIVVSVLYPLLCQFGYGLDFKEAMILVWSGLRGAVALSLSLSVKRTSDAVQPYLKPEVGTMFVFFTGGIVFLTLIFNGSTTQFLLHILGMDKLSATKLRILKYTRYEMLNKALEAFGELRDDEELGPADWATVKKHITCLNDLDDDPEHPHDVDDEDDHVHTMNIRDIRVRLLNGVQSAYWAMLEEGRINQVTANILMRSVDEAMDLVSRQPLCDWKGLKSNVQFPGYYRFLQMSRLPRKLVTYFTVERLESGCYICAAFLRAHRIARRQLHDFLGDSEVARIVIDESNAEGEEARKFLEDVQVTFPQVLRVLKTRQVTYSVLTHLSEYIQNLQKTGLLEEKEMVHLDDALQTDLKKLKRNPPLVKMPRVSDLLNAHPLVGVLPAAARDPLLSNTKETVRGHGMTIYREGSRPTGIWLISIGVVKWTSQRLSRRHSLDPILSHGSTLGLYEVLNGKPYICDMITDSVVHCFFIEAEKIDELRHSDPSIEVFLWQESALVIARLLLPQIFEKMAMHEIRVLVAERSTMNIYIKGEDIELEQNYIGILLEGFLKTRNQNLITPPVVLLPSNADLSLFGLESSAVNLVYYCHTAPSYQVEARVRIIFFDMGRASEAEADLQRTTSLLSHGHELSRTMSKEHSGLLRWPESFRRSRGQHSLSEIRNQPGSFSARALQLSMYGSMVSPSGQGHRRHRPHGVPVANKRHSSSYPRVPSKPANTRPLLSVQSEGSNMKRMAAPKDTGEATTTAPAPATSADQQQQKVMQDDNSSDDSAGEEVIVRVDSPSMLSFHQSTAGVRSPPPSQDQ, encoded by the exons atgggTGAGCCTGAGCCTGACGACGCGGTGCTCTTCGTCGGGGTGTCGCTTGTGCTGGGCATCGCCTCCCGCCACCTCCTTCGCGGCACCCGCGTCCCGTACACCGTCGCCCTTCTCGTCCTCGGCGTCGCGCTCGGCTCCCTCG AATACGGAACACAACATGGCCTAGGCAAACTTGGAGCTGGAATTCGTATCT GGGCCAGCATAAACCCTGATCTTCTGCTGGCTGTTTTTCTACCTGCCCTCCTGTTTGAAAGCTCCTTCTCCATGGAAATACACCAAATAAAG AGATGTATGGCACAAATGGTGTTACTTGCTGGACCGGGTGTTGTACTATCAACTTTTTTACTTGGCTCTGCTGTAAAG CTCACTTTTCCTTACGACTGGAGCTGGAAAACATCATTGTTACTTGGTGGACTGCTTAGTGCAACTGACCCTGTTGCTGTGGTTGCACTGCTAAAAGAACTTGGAGCAAGTAAAAAGCTTAGTACAATCATTGAGGGTGAATCCTTAATGAATGACGG GACCGCTATTGTTGTCTATCAGCTATTCTATCGAATGGTGCTTGGAAGAATGTTTGATGCTGGCTCAATAATAAAGTTCTTGTCAGAAGTTTCGCTTGGAGC TGTTGCTCTGGGCCTTGCATTCGGAATTGTATCAGTACTGTGGCTGGGATTTATATTTAATGATACAATCATAGAGATTTCGCTCACTCTTGCTGTCAGCTATATAGCTTTCTTCACT GCACAAGATTCACTGGAGGTCTCTGGTGTTTTGACAGTCATGACACTGGGAAT GTTCTATGCAGCTTTTGCAAAAACTGCTTTTAAGGGTGAAAGTCAGCAAAGTTTACACCATTTCTG GGAAATGGTTGCTTACATTGCAAACACACTTATTTTTATACTGAG TGGGGTTGTTATTGCAGATGGTGTTCTACAAAATAATGTCCATTTTGAAAGGCATG GCACTTCGTGGGGCTTCCTTCTTCTGCTTTATGTCTTTGTGCAAATGTCTCGACTTATAGTTGTTAGTGTTTTGTACCCATTGTTGTGTCAATTTGGGTATGGGTTGGACTTCAAAGAGGCCATGATTCTTGTTTGGTCAGGTCTGCGAGGGGCTGTTGCTCTGTCACTATCACTATCTGTTAAG CGCACCAGCGATGCAGTTCAACCTTATCTTAAACCGGAAGTTGGAACAATG TTTGTGTTCTTCACTGGTGGCATTGTGTTTTTGACATTGATTTTTAATGGTTCAACCACACAATTTTTGTTACATATCCTCGGCATGGACAAACTGTCAGCAACAAAG CTTCGCATATTGAAATATACAAGATATGAAATGCTAAACAAAGCATTAGAGGCTTTTGGTGAGCTTAGGGATGACGAGGAACTTGGACCTGCTGACTGGGCTACTGTAAAAAAACATATCACATGTTTGAATGACTTGGACGATGATCCAGAGCATCCCCATGATGTTGATGACGAAGATGACCATGTGCATACCATGAACATAAGAGATATTCGAGTGCGGCTTTTAAATG GTGTGCAATCCGCTTACTGGGCTATGCTTGAAGAGGGACGAATAAATCAAGTTACAGCAAATATTCTGATGAGATCAGTTGATGAAGCTATGGATCTTGTTTCTAGACAACCATTATGTGATTGGAAAGGTTTAAAATCCAATGTCCAGTTCCCGGGTTACTATAGGTTCCTTCAGATGAGCAGGTTGCCACGAAAGCTTGTCACGTACTTCACAGTCGAAAGATTGGAATCAGGATGTTACATCTGTGCTGCATTTCTTCGTGCTCATAGAATTGCTAGGCGGCAGCTACATGATTTTCTCG GTGATAGTGAGGTTGCAAGAATTGTTATTGACGAAAGTAATGCTGAGGGAGAGGAAGCTAGAAAATTCTTGGAAGATGTTCAAGTCACATTCCCGCAG GTTCTACGTGTGCTAAAGACGCGACAAGTCACATATTCTGTATTGACACACTTGAGCGAGTATATTCAAAACCTCCAGAAGACTGGGTTACTGGAAGAGAAGGAAATGGTACATTTAGACGATGCTTTGCAG ACAGACTTGAAGAAGTTGAAGAGGAATCCACCACTAGTGAAAATGCCAAGAGTTAGTGATCTTCTAAACGCTCATCCTTTAGTTGGcgtgctgcctgctgctgcacgTGATCCTTTGCTAAGCAATACAAAGGAAACCGTACGAGGGCATGGCATGACCATATATCGGGAAGGCTCAAGGCCAACTGGTATATGGCTTATATCTATTGGTGTAGTAAAG TGGACGAGTCAAAGATTAAGCAGAAGGCATTCCTTGGATCCAATTTTATCACATGGAAGCACTTTGGGTCTGTATGAGGTGCTGAACGGAAAGCCCTATATCTGTGACATGATCACAGATTCCGTTGTACACTGTTTCTTCATTGAAGCTGAAAAGATAGATGAGCTGCGTCATTCAGATCCTTCAATTGAGGTTTTCCTGTGGCAG GAAAGCGCTCTGGTCATTGCTAGGCTTTTGCTTCCTCAGATATTTGAGAAAATGGCAATGCATGAGATCAGGGTTCTTGTTGCTGAAAGGTCCACGATGAATATATACATCAAGGGGGAAGACATCGAACTAGAGCAGAATTACATTGGCATTTTGCTTGAAGGATTCTTGAAGACCAGGAACCAGAATCTGATCACGCCTCCAGTGGTACTTCTGCCATCAAATGCTGACTTGAGCTTATTCGGACTTGAGTCCTCAG CCGTGAACCTTGTATACTACTGTCATACTGCACCCAGCTACCAAGTGGAGGCTAGAGTGCGGATCATCTTCTTTGATATGGGCAGGGCCTCCGAGGCAGAGGCCGATCTTCAGCGAACCACATCGCTTCTCTCTCACGGCCATGAGCTGTCACGGACAATGAGCAAGGAGCACAGTGGCTTGCTCCGTTGGCCGGAGAGCTTCCGGAGGTCCCGGGGGCAGCACAGCCTAAGCGAGATTAGAAACCAGCCAGGCAGCTTCTCTGCCAGGGCCTTGCAACTGAGCATGTACGGCAGCATGGTGAGCCCCTCCGGCCAGGGTCACCGGCGTCATAGGCCCCATGGCGTGCCGGTAGCGAACAAGAGGCACAGCTCTTCCTACCCCCGGGTGCCATCGAAGCCTGCCAACACCCGGCCTCTGCTCTCCGTGCAGTCGGAGGGTTCAAACATGAAACGAATGGCAGCTCCCAAAGACACTGGCGAGGCTACCACCACCGCTCCTGCTCCAGCGACCTCCGCAGACCAGCAGCAACAGAAGGTGATGCAAGATGACAACTCGAGCGatgactccgctggggaagaagtcATCGTCAGAGTCGACTCTCCCAGCATGCTATCTTTTCATCAGTCAACCGCTGGGGTTCGTTCGCCACCACCATCGCAGGACCAGTAG
- the LOC120667180 gene encoding casein kinase 1-like protein HD16 isoform X3 — MADSGGLSANNAAAAHDDDDANATPFPDTVQVGGSPEYKVDRKLGKGGFGHVFLGRRLTAARSSASAAQEVAIKFEHTTSKGCSYGPPYEWQVYTALGGTHGVPKVHYKGRQGDYYVMIMDMLGPSLWDSWNSLGQSMSSEMVACIAMESISILESMHSKGYVHGDVKPENFLLGQPSTPQEKKLYLVDLGLATKWRDSASGQHVGYDQRPDAFRGTVRYASVHAHLGRTASRRDDLESLAYTLVFLHRGRLPWQGYQGDNKSFLVCKRKMSTSPESLCGICPQPFKQFLETVVNMKFDEEPNYSKLISLFDSLIGPNPSIRPINTDGAQKVGQKRARLLNDDDGHVKKKIRLGAPATQWISVYNSRSPMKQRYHYNVADTRLAQHVDKGNEDGLLISSISSCANLWAIIMDAGTGFTAQVYELSPHFLHKEWIMEQWDKSFYISSVAGSNNGSSLVVMSKGIGIFLVTYIITLPYPPICLGQIGFVAVAAHVHSIPFPFFCLY; from the exons ATGGCCGACAGCGGCGGTCTCAGCGCcaacaacgccgccgccgcccacgacgacgacgacgccaacGCCACACCTTTCCCCGACACC GTCCAGGTCGGAGGATCCCCCGAGTACAAGGTCGACAGGAAGCTGGGCAAAGGTGGCTTTGGCCATGTCTTTCTTGGCCGACGCCTAACTGCTGCACGCTCCTCGGCTTCCGCTGCCCAAGAGGTTGCCATCAAATTTGAGCACACTACCAGCAAGGGCTGTAGCTACGGCCCTCCGTATGAATGGCAAGTCTACAC AGCTCTGGGTGGCACGCATGGCGTGCCCAAGGTGCATTATAAAGGCCGCCAGGGTGACTACTATGTCATG ATTATGGATATGCTGGGGCCTAGCTTGTGGGATTCTTGGAATTCATTAGGCCAATC GATGTCATCGGAAATGGTGGCTTGCATTGCCATGGAGTCCATTTCCATCCTGGAAAGCATGCATTCTAAAGG ATATGTGCATGGAGACGTCAAACCTGAGAACTTTCTTCTGGGTCAGCCTTCAACGCCTCAAGAAAAGAAACTTTATCTTGTGGATCTTGGATTAG CAACAAAGTGGAGAGATTCTGCTAGTGGACAGCATGTTGGTTATGATCAACGTCCTGATGCCTTTAG AGGAACGGTAAGATATGCTAGTGTCCATGCACATTTAGGAAGAACAGCTAGCAGAAGAGATGATTTGGAATCACTTGCCTATACACTAGTATTTCTTCATCGGGGCAGGTTGCCATGGCAAGGATACCAG GGTGATAATAAATCATTTTTGGTGTGCAAGAGAAAGATGAGTACCTCGCCCGAGAGCCTTTGCGGCATATGTCCTCAACCTTTCAAACAGTTTCTTGAGACAGTTGTTAACATGAAGTTTGATGAGGAGCCAAACTATTCCAAGTTGATTTCTTTGTTTGATAGTTTAATTGGACCAAACCCTTCCATCAGACCAATCAATACTGATGGAGCCCAAAAG GTAGGGCAGAAGCGTGCCAGGTTGCTTAATGATGATGATGGCCATGTAAAAAAGAAGATTCGTCTGGGTGCTCCAGCAACACAGTGGATTTCAGTATATAATTCAAGGTCACCTATGAAACAGAG GTACCACTATAATGTGGCTGACACAAGGTTAGCCCAACATGTGGACAAAGGAAATGAGGATGGTTTACTGATAAGTTCAATATCATCATGCGCAAATCTTTGGGCAATCATTATGGATGCAGGAACTGGCTTCACAGCTCAAGTGTATGAGCTGTCTCCACACTTTCTTCATAAG GAATGGATTATGGAACAGTGGGATAAAAGCTTCTACATCAGTTCTGTTGCTGGCTCCAACAATGGAAGTTCTCTTGTAGTGATGTCCAAAGGTATTGGTATTTTTCTTGTGACATATATCATTACCTTACCTTACCCCCCTATTTGCT TGGGACAAATAGGAtttgttgctgttgctgcacATGTTCATTCCATTCCTTTCCCCTTTTTCTGTCTGTACTAG
- the LOC120667180 gene encoding casein kinase 1-like protein HD16 isoform X2 produces the protein MADSGGLSANNAAAAHDDDDANATPFPDTVQVGGSPEYKVDRKLGKGGFGHVFLGRRLTAARSSASAAQEVAIKFEHTTSKGCSYGPPYEWQVYTALGGTHGVPKVHYKGRQGDYYVMIMDMLGPSLWDSWNSLGQSYVHGDVKPENFLLGQPSTPQEKKLYLVDLGLATKWRDSASGQHVGYDQRPDAFRGTVRYASVHAHLGRTASRRDDLESLAYTLVFLHRGRLPWQGYQGDNKSFLVCKRKMSTSPESLCGICPQPFKQFLETVVNMKFDEEPNYSKLISLFDSLIGPNPSIRPINTDGAQKVGQKRARLLNDDDGHVKKKIRLGAPATQWISVYNSRSPMKQRYHYNVADTRLAQHVDKGNEDGLLISSISSCANLWAIIMDAGTGFTAQVYELSPHFLHKEWIMEQWDKSFYISSVAGSNNGSSLVVMSKGTPYTQQSYKVSDSFPFKWINKKWKEGFHVTSMATSGSRWAIVMSRSAGFSEQVVELDFLYPSEGIHRRWDNGYRITAMGATMDQSALILSKPRRRPRDETQETLRTTQFPSQHVKEKWAKNLYLAGICYGRTVA, from the exons ATGGCCGACAGCGGCGGTCTCAGCGCcaacaacgccgccgccgcccacgacgacgacgacgccaacGCCACACCTTTCCCCGACACC GTCCAGGTCGGAGGATCCCCCGAGTACAAGGTCGACAGGAAGCTGGGCAAAGGTGGCTTTGGCCATGTCTTTCTTGGCCGACGCCTAACTGCTGCACGCTCCTCGGCTTCCGCTGCCCAAGAGGTTGCCATCAAATTTGAGCACACTACCAGCAAGGGCTGTAGCTACGGCCCTCCGTATGAATGGCAAGTCTACAC AGCTCTGGGTGGCACGCATGGCGTGCCCAAGGTGCATTATAAAGGCCGCCAGGGTGACTACTATGTCATG ATTATGGATATGCTGGGGCCTAGCTTGTGGGATTCTTGGAATTCATTAGGCCAATC ATATGTGCATGGAGACGTCAAACCTGAGAACTTTCTTCTGGGTCAGCCTTCAACGCCTCAAGAAAAGAAACTTTATCTTGTGGATCTTGGATTAG CAACAAAGTGGAGAGATTCTGCTAGTGGACAGCATGTTGGTTATGATCAACGTCCTGATGCCTTTAG AGGAACGGTAAGATATGCTAGTGTCCATGCACATTTAGGAAGAACAGCTAGCAGAAGAGATGATTTGGAATCACTTGCCTATACACTAGTATTTCTTCATCGGGGCAGGTTGCCATGGCAAGGATACCAG GGTGATAATAAATCATTTTTGGTGTGCAAGAGAAAGATGAGTACCTCGCCCGAGAGCCTTTGCGGCATATGTCCTCAACCTTTCAAACAGTTTCTTGAGACAGTTGTTAACATGAAGTTTGATGAGGAGCCAAACTATTCCAAGTTGATTTCTTTGTTTGATAGTTTAATTGGACCAAACCCTTCCATCAGACCAATCAATACTGATGGAGCCCAAAAG GTAGGGCAGAAGCGTGCCAGGTTGCTTAATGATGATGATGGCCATGTAAAAAAGAAGATTCGTCTGGGTGCTCCAGCAACACAGTGGATTTCAGTATATAATTCAAGGTCACCTATGAAACAGAG GTACCACTATAATGTGGCTGACACAAGGTTAGCCCAACATGTGGACAAAGGAAATGAGGATGGTTTACTGATAAGTTCAATATCATCATGCGCAAATCTTTGGGCAATCATTATGGATGCAGGAACTGGCTTCACAGCTCAAGTGTATGAGCTGTCTCCACACTTTCTTCATAAG GAATGGATTATGGAACAGTGGGATAAAAGCTTCTACATCAGTTCTGTTGCTGGCTCCAACAATGGAAGTTCTCTTGTAGTGATGTCCAAAG GCACGCCATATACACAGCAATCGTACAAAGTCAGTGATTCCTTCCCATTTAAATGGATAAACAAAAAATGGAAGGAAGGTTTTCATGTGACTTCAATGGCTACATCAGGCAGTCGATGGGCTATAGTCATGTCCCGCAGTGCTGGATTTTCTGAGCAG GTTGTGGAATTGGACTTTCTGTACCCAAGCGAGGGCATCCATAGACGCTGGGACAACGGCTATCGTATTACCGCAATGGGTGCCACAATGGACCAGTCTGCACTGATCCTAAGCAAGCCAAGGCGGCGCCCAAGAGACGAGACACAAGAGACTTTGCGGACTACACAGTTTCCTAGTCAACATGTCAAG GAGAAGTGGGCCAAGAACCTCTACCTTGCTGGGATATGCTATGGGCGAACCGTGGCCTAA